Proteins encoded within one genomic window of Couchioplanes caeruleus:
- a CDS encoding DUF397 domain-containing protein codes for MGDKPSTQAGWRKSSRCGEGNCVEVSTSEFTVRIRDGKDPYGPILEFDPLEWFRFLSAIKAEAFGP; via the coding sequence TTGGGCGATAAGCCGTCGACGCAGGCCGGGTGGCGGAAAAGTTCCCGCTGCGGTGAGGGTAACTGCGTAGAAGTGTCCACCTCCGAATTCACAGTGCGGATACGAGATGGTAAGGATCCGTACGGTCCGATCTTGGAGTTCGATCCACTGGAGTGGTTCCGGTTCCTTTCCGCGATCAAGGCGGAGGCGTTCGGACCTTGA
- the ligA gene encoding NAD-dependent DNA ligase LigA: MSTSHEVAPVVDAAHAAPHAARDEYAAAIGRIRSAAEAYYAGSELVMDDATYDALLARVTATERDRPEWAVPDSPATTVAAGIAGGDVPHSTPMLSLDNVFDAEELTVWATRLERLLGRPVNGYTVEPKIDGMAIAARYAGGRLVQVATRGDGRAGEDVTVNARLVAGLPAELTRPVTVEVRGEVFMTDADFVRANELRTGHGGTAFANPRSAAAGTLRAQDRAYEAPLSFFAYAVHDLPGGEGLFHSAAMAAIAELGVATTAGSPAGMPRCATIDDVLNAITALGALRGTLGFDIDGAVIKADDPADRDAAGFSSRAPRWAIAHKFPADTRTSRLIGIEVQVGRTGLVTPVAVLEPVQVGGVVVTSATLHNFEDLVRRDVRVGDTVFVRRAGDVIPEITGALLDARPDDAVAFTPPATCPRCAGEIDRSQKRWRCVQGRACGAGESLAYFAARDSMDIEGLGDKVIAALVRTGLVTDPADLYDLEPEALAQLERLGRTSAAKLVANIQASKSQPLSRVLTGLGVRMTGRSLSRRLARHFGSMQTLQAATVEDLQQVDGVGPERATTIAAELADLAPVIAKLIARGLTMTEPGLPPGLVPGTLPGSPASSDGSDTPAAETPRLPLQKEDGTPMTVVVTGSVPGLTRNEGNEAVERLGGKSSGSVSARTDLVVVGDGAGSKAAKAEQLGIRIMPADEFARLLG; encoded by the coding sequence ATGTCCACCAGTCACGAGGTCGCTCCGGTCGTCGACGCCGCACATGCTGCGCCGCATGCCGCCCGCGACGAGTACGCCGCCGCCATCGGCCGCATCCGATCGGCGGCGGAGGCGTACTACGCCGGCAGCGAGCTCGTGATGGACGACGCCACCTACGACGCCCTGCTCGCCCGGGTCACCGCCACCGAGCGGGACCGGCCCGAGTGGGCGGTTCCCGACTCGCCCGCCACCACGGTCGCCGCCGGGATCGCCGGCGGCGACGTGCCGCACAGCACACCGATGCTGAGCCTGGACAACGTCTTCGACGCCGAGGAGCTCACGGTCTGGGCGACCCGGCTGGAGCGGCTGCTCGGACGGCCGGTCAACGGATACACCGTCGAGCCGAAGATCGACGGCATGGCGATCGCCGCCCGGTATGCCGGCGGGAGGCTCGTGCAGGTGGCCACGCGCGGCGACGGCCGGGCCGGCGAGGACGTGACGGTCAACGCGCGGCTCGTCGCGGGGCTGCCCGCCGAGCTGACCAGGCCTGTCACGGTGGAGGTCCGCGGCGAGGTCTTCATGACCGACGCCGACTTCGTCCGTGCCAACGAGCTGCGCACCGGCCACGGTGGCACCGCCTTCGCCAACCCGCGGAGCGCGGCCGCGGGCACGCTGCGCGCCCAGGACCGGGCCTACGAGGCGCCGCTGTCCTTCTTCGCCTATGCGGTGCACGATCTGCCCGGCGGCGAGGGCCTGTTCCATTCGGCCGCCATGGCCGCGATCGCCGAGCTGGGTGTGGCGACCACCGCCGGTTCACCCGCCGGAATGCCCCGCTGCGCGACGATCGACGACGTGCTGAACGCGATCACCGCGCTGGGCGCGCTCCGCGGCACCCTCGGCTTCGACATCGACGGTGCGGTGATCAAGGCCGACGATCCAGCCGACCGCGACGCGGCGGGCTTCTCCAGCCGGGCACCCCGCTGGGCGATCGCCCACAAGTTCCCGGCGGACACCCGCACCAGCCGGCTGATCGGCATCGAGGTGCAGGTCGGCCGCACCGGCCTCGTCACCCCGGTGGCCGTGCTGGAGCCGGTTCAGGTCGGCGGGGTGGTGGTCACCTCGGCGACCCTGCACAACTTCGAGGACCTGGTGCGCCGGGACGTCCGGGTGGGCGACACGGTCTTCGTCCGCCGGGCCGGCGACGTGATCCCCGAGATCACCGGAGCCCTGCTCGACGCCCGGCCGGACGACGCCGTCGCCTTCACCCCGCCTGCGACCTGTCCCCGCTGCGCCGGCGAGATCGACCGCTCCCAGAAACGCTGGCGCTGCGTGCAGGGCCGGGCCTGCGGCGCCGGGGAGTCCCTGGCGTACTTCGCGGCCCGCGACTCCATGGACATCGAGGGCCTCGGCGACAAGGTGATCGCCGCCCTGGTCCGGACCGGCCTGGTCACCGACCCCGCCGACCTGTACGACCTCGAGCCCGAGGCCCTCGCCCAGCTCGAACGGCTGGGCCGCACCTCGGCGGCCAAGCTCGTCGCCAACATCCAGGCCTCGAAGTCCCAGCCGTTGTCCCGGGTGCTCACCGGCCTCGGCGTCCGCATGACCGGCCGGTCCCTGTCCCGCCGCCTGGCCCGCCACTTCGGCTCGATGCAGACCCTTCAGGCGGCCACCGTCGAGGACCTCCAGCAGGTCGACGGGGTCGGCCCGGAACGCGCCACGACGATCGCGGCGGAGCTCGCCGACCTCGCCCCGGTCATCGCCAAGCTGATCGCCCGCGGCCTCACGATGACCGAGCCGGGTCTCCCTCCCGGGCTGGTGCCCGGCACGCTTCCCGGGTCGCCGGCGAGTTCGGACGGCTCCGACACCCCGGCCGCGGAAACGCCCCGCCTGCCACTGCAGAAGGAGGACGGCACCCCTATGACGGTGGTGGTGACGGGTTCGGTGCCCGGCCTCACCCGCAACGAAGGCAACGAGGCCGTGGAACGCCTCGGCGGCAAGTCGTCCGGCTCGGTCTCCGCGCGCACCGACCTCGTGGTGGTGGGCGACGGCGCCGGCAGCAAAGCGGCGAAGGCCGAACAGCTCGGCATCCGCATCATGCCGGCCGACGAGTTCGCCCGGCTCCTCGGCTAA
- a CDS encoding M14 family zinc carboxypeptidase, with protein sequence MNLSRSSTALLAVAVVAAGLLSAPASAEPGPAPAGPDRASHTTRDFGNGAERNEVAAATPDRGTSAFALPEVQPRRWAPARQGYPRQTELPLPPENPADKSIKLGLVPYHGIAPRLNALQEESDRVSAEVVGHSALGRDLYLVTVTAPETPAEAARQDRWRALIENGPGAAERDPRLRRHYKAPVWINANIHGDEWEGSDGALRVIERLATAGDAATARLLSRTRIYVTVTNNPDGRVAGTRANGAGFDINRDHATSSQPESRAVRDVVVATQPFVMLDEHGYTGTTLIEPATPPHGQNYEYDLYIKHALPNAEGMEEAIRKLGHPETARADIPFRDYAPGDWDDWPPIFTPMYAIYQGAVGHTVEIPWQVNRNAYETLPVEELRRRSAVNTDVAAATIEAAIAYADTNRTALLADQIEQFRRGWAGEPSPSIPDGFVEGFGPEDRYTTTFPRAYVIPGGSAQRSPAAAARLVDHLVVHDVRVTRARHAFALAGRAYPAGSYIVDMRQPKRGLANVLLEAGRDISALVPQMYDISGWSHRLLWGASVDISATAVPRVAATAVSVASPTGGVDAPQGRDLALSLRDGADVRAVNVLIDTGVAVRRADAATVLVPAAARGEAAVVAERFGVRFSVAPRGSAGTPLRKPVIAAAAAADELFALREMGFEVRPVSTALLNDGAGLTGVDALVVSSGLSYGQLNPAAKAAVDALLARGGVVTRGATGAAFNAAAGLLPATAVAARGDANGVVSVQNTGPVVGAGSLPHSFVYSPLWFTGTGFTVEQRYAADPLVAGHWLPVTPGAGGPQQAAGQAAVVSGVTARGGRAVLFGTEPLFRAHPKGLYAQFARALYWAAQ encoded by the coding sequence GTGAATCTGTCCCGTTCGTCGACCGCCTTGCTCGCGGTGGCCGTGGTGGCCGCCGGGCTTCTGAGCGCCCCCGCTTCGGCGGAGCCCGGGCCCGCGCCCGCAGGTCCCGATCGTGCGTCGCACACCACGCGGGATTTCGGTAACGGCGCGGAACGCAACGAGGTCGCCGCCGCCACCCCGGACCGCGGGACGTCCGCCTTCGCGCTGCCCGAGGTGCAGCCCCGGCGATGGGCTCCGGCGCGCCAGGGCTACCCGCGCCAGACCGAGTTGCCGCTTCCGCCGGAGAATCCGGCAGACAAGTCGATCAAGCTGGGACTGGTGCCCTATCACGGGATCGCGCCGCGCCTGAATGCACTGCAGGAGGAGTCCGACCGGGTCTCGGCGGAGGTCGTCGGGCACTCCGCGCTCGGCCGCGACCTGTATCTGGTCACTGTGACCGCGCCGGAGACGCCGGCCGAGGCCGCGAGGCAGGACCGGTGGCGCGCGCTCATCGAGAACGGTCCCGGGGCCGCCGAGCGTGATCCGCGGCTGCGACGCCACTACAAGGCGCCGGTCTGGATCAACGCGAACATCCACGGCGACGAGTGGGAGGGCTCCGACGGGGCGCTGCGGGTGATCGAGCGGCTCGCCACCGCCGGGGACGCGGCGACGGCGCGGCTCCTCTCCCGGACGCGGATCTATGTGACGGTGACCAACAACCCGGACGGCCGCGTCGCCGGGACCCGGGCCAACGGCGCCGGATTCGACATCAACCGCGATCACGCAACCAGCTCGCAGCCGGAGTCGAGGGCCGTGCGCGACGTCGTCGTCGCCACCCAGCCGTTCGTGATGCTCGACGAGCACGGCTACACAGGTACCACGCTGATCGAGCCGGCCACGCCGCCGCACGGGCAGAACTACGAATACGACCTGTACATCAAGCATGCGCTGCCGAACGCGGAGGGCATGGAAGAGGCGATCCGCAAGCTCGGTCACCCGGAGACCGCACGCGCCGACATCCCGTTCCGGGACTACGCACCGGGCGACTGGGACGACTGGCCGCCGATCTTCACCCCGATGTACGCCATCTACCAAGGGGCGGTCGGGCACACCGTGGAGATCCCGTGGCAGGTCAACCGCAACGCGTACGAGACCCTCCCGGTCGAGGAGTTGCGTCGCCGCTCGGCGGTGAACACCGACGTGGCCGCGGCGACCATCGAGGCCGCGATCGCGTACGCCGACACGAACCGCACCGCGCTGCTCGCCGACCAGATCGAACAGTTCCGCCGGGGCTGGGCCGGTGAGCCGTCGCCGTCCATCCCGGACGGGTTCGTCGAGGGCTTCGGCCCCGAGGACCGTTACACCACCACCTTCCCGCGGGCCTATGTGATTCCCGGGGGATCCGCCCAGCGCTCTCCGGCGGCCGCCGCCCGGCTGGTGGACCACCTGGTCGTTCACGACGTCCGGGTGACCCGGGCCCGGCATGCGTTCGCGCTCGCCGGCCGGGCCTACCCCGCGGGCTCGTACATCGTGGACATGCGTCAGCCCAAGCGAGGCCTGGCGAACGTCCTCCTGGAAGCCGGCCGCGACATCTCCGCGCTGGTGCCGCAGATGTACGACATCTCGGGTTGGAGCCATCGCCTGCTCTGGGGCGCCTCCGTCGACATCAGCGCCACCGCCGTTCCCCGGGTCGCCGCCACTGCGGTCTCGGTGGCGTCGCCGACCGGGGGAGTCGATGCCCCGCAGGGCCGGGACCTTGCGCTGTCGTTGCGGGACGGCGCGGACGTCCGGGCCGTCAACGTCCTGATCGACACGGGCGTTGCCGTGCGACGGGCGGACGCGGCCACCGTGCTGGTCCCGGCGGCGGCGCGCGGCGAGGCCGCGGTCGTGGCCGAGCGTTTCGGGGTACGGTTCAGCGTCGCACCCCGCGGCTCCGCCGGCACCCCGCTCCGCAAGCCGGTGATCGCCGCGGCCGCCGCGGCCGATGAGCTGTTCGCCCTGCGGGAGATGGGTTTCGAGGTGCGGCCCGTGTCGACGGCGCTGCTCAACGATGGCGCCGGCCTGACCGGCGTGGACGCGCTCGTCGTGTCGTCCGGTCTGTCCTACGGTCAGCTCAACCCGGCCGCCAAGGCCGCGGTCGACGCGCTGCTGGCCCGAGGCGGTGTGGTGACACGCGGCGCCACGGGCGCGGCCTTCAACGCGGCGGCCGGCCTGTTGCCCGCGACGGCGGTGGCGGCGCGCGGCGACGCGAACGGCGTCGTCTCCGTGCAGAACACCGGTCCCGTGGTCGGCGCGGGCTCACTGCCGCACTCGTTCGTATACTCGCCGCTCTGGTTCACCGGCACAGGCTTCACGGTCGAGCAGCGGTATGCGGCGGACCCGCTGGTGGCCGGCCACTGGCTGCCGGTGACTCCTGGCGCCGGCGGACCGCAGCAGGCGGCGGGCCAGGCCGCGGTGGTCTCCGGCGTCACGGCGCGAGGCGGCCGGGCCGTCCTGTTCGGCACCGAACCCCTGTTCCGGGCACACCCCAAGGGTCTGTACGCCCAATTTGCCCGGGCACTGTACTGGGCGGCTCAATGA
- a CDS encoding anti-sigma factor antagonist (This anti-anti-sigma factor, or anti-sigma factor antagonist, belongs to a family that includes characterized members SpoIIAA, RsbV, RsfA, and RsfB.), whose translation MPMPPFAIVAHPADAGVACLALHGEVDAEAAEALEAAVARAGRQAGVSDVVLDLTAVTFLDAAGVAAVVRSALAAADGGVRLRTQGACGIVRRVLEVTGVHAWLRAAPQRR comes from the coding sequence ATGCCTATGCCGCCGTTCGCCATCGTCGCGCACCCCGCCGACGCCGGGGTCGCCTGCCTGGCACTGCACGGGGAGGTGGATGCCGAGGCGGCCGAGGCGCTGGAGGCGGCCGTCGCGCGCGCGGGGCGCCAGGCCGGCGTGAGCGACGTGGTTCTGGACCTCACGGCGGTCACCTTCCTCGACGCCGCCGGGGTCGCGGCGGTGGTCAGGTCCGCGCTCGCCGCGGCCGACGGCGGTGTCCGGCTGCGCACCCAGGGGGCGTGCGGCATCGTGCGCCGGGTCCTCGAGGTCACCGGCGTCCATGCCTGGCTCCGCGCGGCTCCCCAGAGGCGGTGA
- a CDS encoding MFS transporter, producing MDEPQTGHPRRWAILGVLVISLLVVVLDNTVLNVALRTIADPHAGLGASQSQLEWAINSYTLVFAGLLFTAGILADRLGRRITLMVGLALFGLASLLSAYAGTPDQLIWARALMGFGAAAVMPATLSIIANVFEPHERGRAIGVWAGAVGLGVAIGPIVGGLLLEHFWWGSVFLINVPVVVAGVVLVRVLVPESRDPKPGRIDVIGVLLSILGLSLLTYGVIEGGEAGFGEPRAWATLTAGVLVLALFVLYERRIPYPSLDVRLFANRRFSASTGMIGLVFFAAMGSMFFSAFYLQLVRGLGPLASGVLFVPFAVGQMVFAPRSAAMVARFGARAVSTAGLLLVALGLGGWLFIGAETPIWIVGALFFVMGVGMANVMPPATEAIMAALPREQAGVGSAVSNTVRQVGGALGVAVLGAVLSAAYRDGMGDATAALPAGARDAAAESIAGAYGVAAQAGPAGPALVAQANDAFLTAMHYASVGTTAFALLGAVVAAIWLPGRRPAGTPAPGTSAGLPEQQGRELVEA from the coding sequence ATGGACGAACCGCAGACCGGGCACCCGCGGCGCTGGGCCATTCTCGGCGTGCTGGTCATCAGCCTTCTCGTCGTCGTACTCGACAACACCGTCCTCAACGTCGCGCTGCGCACCATCGCCGACCCGCATGCCGGCCTCGGCGCCAGCCAGAGCCAGCTCGAATGGGCGATCAACTCGTACACGCTGGTCTTCGCGGGCCTGCTCTTCACCGCCGGCATCCTCGCCGACCGGCTCGGCCGGCGGATCACGCTCATGGTGGGGCTCGCGCTCTTCGGGCTGGCGTCGCTGCTCTCCGCGTACGCGGGCACGCCCGACCAGCTCATCTGGGCCCGGGCGCTGATGGGGTTCGGTGCCGCCGCGGTCATGCCGGCGACCCTGTCGATCATCGCCAACGTCTTCGAGCCGCACGAGCGGGGCCGGGCCATCGGCGTCTGGGCCGGCGCGGTCGGGCTCGGCGTCGCGATCGGACCGATCGTCGGCGGCCTGCTGCTCGAGCACTTCTGGTGGGGCTCGGTCTTCCTGATCAACGTCCCGGTGGTCGTCGCCGGGGTGGTGCTGGTCCGCGTGCTCGTCCCCGAGTCCCGCGATCCGAAGCCCGGCCGCATCGACGTGATCGGTGTGCTGCTGTCGATCCTGGGCCTGAGCCTGCTGACCTACGGCGTCATCGAGGGCGGGGAGGCCGGCTTCGGCGAGCCGCGGGCCTGGGCCACGCTGACCGCCGGGGTGCTGGTGCTGGCCCTGTTCGTCCTGTACGAGCGCCGCATCCCGTACCCGTCGCTGGATGTACGGCTTTTCGCCAACCGCCGCTTCTCCGCCTCGACCGGCATGATCGGCCTGGTCTTCTTCGCGGCGATGGGCTCGATGTTCTTCAGCGCGTTCTACCTCCAGTTGGTCCGCGGCCTCGGCCCGCTGGCCTCGGGCGTGCTGTTCGTGCCCTTCGCGGTCGGCCAGATGGTGTTCGCGCCGCGTAGTGCCGCGATGGTCGCCCGCTTCGGGGCCCGGGCGGTCAGCACGGCCGGCCTGCTGCTGGTGGCGCTCGGGCTCGGCGGCTGGCTGTTCATCGGCGCGGAAACCCCGATCTGGATCGTCGGCGCGCTGTTCTTCGTCATGGGTGTCGGCATGGCCAACGTGATGCCGCCGGCGACCGAGGCGATCATGGCCGCGCTGCCCCGGGAACAGGCCGGCGTCGGGTCGGCCGTGAGCAACACCGTGCGCCAGGTCGGCGGCGCGCTCGGCGTCGCCGTCCTCGGCGCCGTGCTGTCCGCGGCGTACCGCGACGGCATGGGCGACGCCACGGCCGCGCTGCCCGCCGGCGCCCGCGACGCCGCCGCCGAGTCCATCGCCGGTGCGTACGGGGTCGCGGCCCAGGCCGGACCCGCGGGGCCCGCGCTGGTCGCGCAGGCCAACGACGCCTTCCTGACCGCGATGCACTACGCCTCCGTCGGCACCACGGCGTTCGCGCTGCTCGGCGCCGTCGTGGCGGCGATCTGGCTGCCCGGTCGGCGTCCGGCCGGCACGCCGGCGCCCGGGACCTCCGCGGGACTCCCGGAGCAGCAGGGCCGGGAACTGGTCGAGGCATGA
- a CDS encoding saccharopine dehydrogenase family protein has protein sequence MREHDIVVYGATGFVGVLVAEYLAAHAPAGTRVALAGRSESRLEAVRRRLGVEWPLVVADAADSDALATLAAATRVVVTTVGPYAKYGRALARACAAAGTDYTDLTGEVLFVRSNIDENHDLARSTGARIVHSCGFDSIPSDLGVHVLHQRVTADGAGELTDTTLVVTSMRGGVSGGTIDSLRHQIDVVRKDRDLRRIATSPYSLSPDRAAEPDLGRQGDLVSLRGADVDPALRGSLAPFFMGPYNTRIVRRSNALRQFAYGRSFRYRETMSTGTSPLSPLLAAGAKVGMGALVVGLALPPTRFVLDRVLPKPGEGPGERARREGHFTIDIYTRTTTGARYAARFRAKGDPGYAATALMLGESALALACDRDSLPPSGGGVLTPATGIGDALTDRLRAAGVEITTRVLSDPSGKK, from the coding sequence ATGAGGGAACATGACATCGTCGTCTACGGGGCCACCGGCTTCGTGGGTGTGCTCGTCGCCGAGTATCTGGCCGCCCATGCCCCCGCCGGCACCCGCGTCGCCCTGGCGGGCCGGTCCGAGTCGCGGCTCGAGGCCGTACGGCGGCGGCTGGGCGTCGAGTGGCCGCTCGTCGTCGCCGACGCCGCCGACAGTGACGCCCTGGCCACGCTCGCCGCCGCCACCCGCGTGGTGGTCACGACGGTCGGGCCCTACGCGAAATACGGCCGCGCCCTCGCCCGTGCCTGCGCCGCGGCCGGCACCGATTACACCGACCTGACCGGCGAGGTGCTCTTCGTCCGCAGCAACATCGACGAGAACCACGACCTCGCCCGCTCCACAGGCGCCCGGATCGTCCACTCCTGCGGCTTCGACTCCATCCCATCCGACCTCGGCGTGCACGTCCTGCATCAGCGGGTGACCGCCGACGGCGCCGGGGAGCTGACCGACACGACTCTGGTCGTCACCAGCATGCGCGGCGGCGTCAGCGGCGGCACCATCGACTCGTTGCGCCACCAGATCGACGTCGTGCGCAAGGACCGCGACCTCCGGCGGATCGCCACGAGCCCGTACTCGCTGAGTCCCGACCGGGCCGCCGAGCCCGACCTCGGCCGCCAGGGCGACCTCGTCTCGCTGCGCGGCGCGGACGTCGATCCCGCTCTGCGGGGCAGTCTCGCACCGTTCTTCATGGGCCCCTACAACACTCGCATCGTCCGGCGCAGCAACGCGTTGCGGCAGTTCGCGTACGGCCGGAGCTTCCGTTACCGCGAGACGATGAGCACCGGCACCTCGCCGCTGTCCCCGCTGCTCGCCGCCGGCGCGAAGGTCGGTATGGGTGCTTTGGTCGTCGGCCTCGCCCTGCCGCCGACCCGGTTCGTGCTCGACCGGGTGCTGCCCAAGCCGGGCGAGGGTCCGGGCGAGCGGGCCCGCCGCGAGGGCCACTTCACGATCGACATCTACACCCGGACCACGACCGGCGCCCGCTATGCGGCCCGCTTCCGGGCCAAGGGCGATCCCGGGTACGCCGCCACGGCGCTGATGCTCGGCGAATCGGCGCTGGCCCTCGCCTGCGACCGGGACTCGCTACCGCCGTCCGGGGGCGGCGTCCTGACCCCGGCGACCGGCATCGGCGACGCGCTCACCGACCGGCTCCGTGCCGCCGGTGTCGAGATCACCACGCGGGTTCTGTCAGACCCCTCCGGTAAGAAGTAA
- a CDS encoding TetR/AcrR family transcriptional regulator, whose amino-acid sequence MTTVSVDEEAGRGRKAPGRPRDARAAEAIIDAVTALLAEGQSSAAISIEAVAARAGVGKATIYRRWPNKEALLIDAVARMKGPLPALTGESVREDLIMLVASARNARMERYGRVTACLVPEMVKSPEMHAVFQAVIEPRRAVMREVLRRGVESGELRPDLDVELTLLMLVGPTIAQNMLNWNPAIPIEGYAEALVDAVLRGAAA is encoded by the coding sequence ATGACGACGGTCAGCGTGGACGAGGAGGCCGGCCGGGGCCGCAAGGCACCCGGCCGGCCCCGCGACGCCCGGGCCGCCGAGGCCATCATCGACGCGGTGACGGCCCTGCTGGCGGAGGGCCAGAGCTCCGCCGCGATCTCGATCGAGGCGGTCGCGGCGCGGGCGGGGGTGGGCAAGGCGACGATCTACCGCCGCTGGCCCAACAAGGAGGCGCTGCTCATCGACGCGGTGGCCCGGATGAAGGGCCCGCTGCCGGCCCTGACCGGCGAGTCGGTCCGTGAGGACCTGATCATGCTGGTGGCCTCGGCCCGCAACGCGCGCATGGAACGGTACGGCCGGGTGACCGCCTGCCTCGTGCCGGAGATGGTCAAGAGCCCGGAGATGCACGCGGTCTTCCAGGCCGTGATCGAGCCCCGCCGCGCGGTCATGCGCGAGGTGCTGCGCCGCGGCGTCGAGAGCGGCGAACTCCGCCCCGACCTCGACGTGGAGCTGACTCTGCTGATGCTCGTCGGCCCGACGATCGCGCAGAACATGCTGAACTGGAACCCCGCTATCCCGATCGAAGGGTACGCGGAAGCGCTCGTCGACGCCGTCCTGCGCGGCGCCGCCGCCTGA
- a CDS encoding helix-turn-helix domain-containing protein, producing MGIGERRRSALERKRLVRKLFEIRQKIGYTQAQVAGKLRWSQSKVHRIESGENSISYTDLLALLKIYGIRENELVEELTEMAELARQRSLPEISDIHSKDFRDYLEAEITADTVREFENSYIPGLLQTPAYANAVLRTLLQISSLADDERDTALDRIRRMVDLRALRQQIFNDGGITKASFVLDEASVRRVVGAESGDAGVMRAQIEHLKKMSRHPRVDLRVVPFGAGSHVGMSGPFVILDFPDPDDFPLLYLENAAGEFLTKHDQRQVRRFAANFESLQACALQGAELDELLDDVVAAIG from the coding sequence ATGGGTATAGGAGAGCGGCGCAGATCCGCATTGGAGCGCAAACGCCTCGTCCGCAAACTGTTCGAAATTCGGCAGAAAATCGGCTACACCCAGGCGCAGGTCGCCGGAAAGCTGCGGTGGTCGCAGTCGAAGGTGCACCGGATAGAAAGCGGCGAGAACAGCATTTCGTACACGGACCTTCTCGCCTTACTCAAGATCTACGGCATTCGCGAGAACGAGTTAGTGGAGGAACTGACGGAAATGGCCGAACTGGCCCGGCAACGCAGCCTCCCGGAGATCAGCGACATCCACTCGAAGGATTTCCGGGACTATCTCGAGGCCGAAATCACGGCGGACACCGTACGGGAGTTCGAAAATTCGTACATCCCGGGTCTGCTGCAGACGCCGGCGTACGCGAATGCCGTTCTGCGGACCCTGCTGCAGATCTCCTCGCTCGCCGACGACGAGCGCGACACGGCCCTCGACCGTATCCGCCGCATGGTCGATCTGCGTGCCCTGCGGCAGCAGATCTTCAACGACGGCGGCATCACGAAGGCGTCGTTCGTGCTGGACGAGGCATCCGTGCGCCGCGTGGTCGGCGCGGAGTCCGGTGACGCCGGCGTCATGCGCGCCCAGATCGAGCACCTCAAGAAGATGAGCCGGCACCCGCGCGTGGACCTGCGGGTGGTGCCGTTCGGTGCGGGCAGCCACGTGGGGATGAGCGGGCCTTTCGTCATCCTGGACTTCCCCGATCCGGACGACTTCCCGCTGCTCTACCTCGAGAACGCGGCGGGCGAGTTCCTGACCAAGCACGACCAGCGGCAGGTACGGCGCTTCGCCGCGAACTTCGAGAGTCTGCAGGCCTGTGCGCTGCAGGGCGCGGAGCTGGACGAGCTGCTCGACGACGTGGTGGCCGCCATCGGCTGA
- a CDS encoding tetratricopeptide repeat protein codes for MRDDEFLRRLGDELPRRLREADTVVALAGVLDWVRQRRGRTQRQVADRAQGTSGLSRSSVNNLLAGRKPIPGPAVLLPLARFCGVPDDLMDDVGAAWDRIGATEPAPSVAGDRHVVPEPRMAHDDQADAVRAERRRHLATLRVMADIAGKLTEESALPIARALYEHVLATRRELLGERNAETLNAAHNLGVVLGQLEDFSTARRVLEATYQARRDTLGEGHPSTLSSMESLATAHSELGEHDAARRLLTTCLEHRRRTLTESASSERVQALARYDTTAGKLLVVLHQLDDRQAIERMQASLVSMDDFPEEDTGRQLADPPGHRPGSRTSPARDRRGGRNRNHPPS; via the coding sequence ATGAGAGACGATGAGTTCCTGCGCAGGCTGGGCGACGAACTGCCGCGCAGGCTGCGGGAGGCGGACACCGTCGTCGCCCTGGCGGGTGTGCTCGACTGGGTCCGGCAACGACGCGGACGCACGCAACGGCAGGTCGCCGATCGGGCGCAGGGCACCAGCGGGCTGTCGCGCAGCAGCGTCAACAACCTGCTGGCGGGACGCAAACCGATCCCCGGCCCGGCCGTACTCCTGCCGCTGGCCCGATTCTGCGGCGTCCCCGACGACCTCATGGACGACGTCGGTGCGGCCTGGGACCGCATCGGCGCGACCGAGCCGGCGCCGTCCGTCGCGGGCGACCGCCACGTGGTGCCCGAGCCTCGGATGGCACACGACGACCAGGCCGATGCGGTCCGGGCAGAACGGAGACGGCACCTCGCCACCCTGCGCGTCATGGCGGACATCGCGGGCAAGCTGACCGAGGAGAGCGCCCTGCCGATCGCTCGGGCGCTCTACGAGCACGTCCTGGCCACCCGCCGCGAACTGCTCGGCGAACGGAACGCGGAAACCCTCAACGCCGCCCACAACCTGGGCGTCGTCCTCGGCCAGCTCGAAGACTTCTCCACGGCGCGCCGCGTCCTGGAGGCGACGTACCAGGCCCGCCGCGACACCCTGGGCGAAGGCCACCCCTCCACCCTGTCGTCCATGGAGTCGCTCGCCACGGCCCACTCCGAACTGGGCGAACACGACGCCGCCCGCCGCCTGTTGACCACCTGCCTCGAACACCGCCGCCGTACCCTCACCGAGAGCGCAAGCAGCGAACGCGTCCAGGCGCTGGCCCGCTACGACACCACGGCCGGCAAGCTGCTTGTGGTCCTGCACCAGCTCGACGACCGGCAGGCGATCGAGCGCATGCAGGCGTCTCTGGTGTCCATGGACGATTTTCCGGAGGAGGACACCGGCCGCCAGCTCGCCGACCCGCCGGGACACCGCCCGGGCAGCCGAACGTCGCCGGCCCGCGACCGCCGAGGCGGCCGCAACCGGAACCATCCGCCGAGCTGA